The proteins below are encoded in one region of Apium graveolens cultivar Ventura chromosome 4, ASM990537v1, whole genome shotgun sequence:
- the LOC141721831 gene encoding V-type proton ATPase subunit D, with protein sequence MAGQNQRLNVVPTVTVLGVIKARLIGATRGHALLKKKSDALTVQFRQILKKIVATKEEMGTIMKSSSFALTEAKYVAGENVKHIVLENVQNASIKIRSRQENVAGVKLPKFEHFTDGETKNDLTGLARGGQQVQACRVAYVRAIEVLVELASLQTSFLTLDEAIKTTNRRVNALESVVKPRLENTITYIKGELDELEREDFFRLKKIQAFKKREIQRQLEAARKFAEDQAVEKVSLQKGISTNAAHNLLAATMKDDDIIF encoded by the coding sequence ATGGCTGGTCAGAATCAACGCCTGAATGTTGTTCCTACTGTTACAGTGCTCGGAGTTATCAAAGCTCGCCTTATTGGTGCCACAAGAGGTCATGCTCTTCTGAAGAAGAAGAGTGATGCTTTAACAGTGCAGTTCCGTCAGATTCTAAAAAAGATTGTCGCTACAAAGGAGGAAATGGGAACAATCATGAAATCTTCTTCTTTTGCTTTAACAGAAGCTAAATATGTTGCTGGAGAAAACGTCAAACATATTGTCCTAGAAAATGTTCAAAATGCATCAATTAAAATTCGATCACGTCAAGAGAATGTTGCAGGTGTGAAACTCCCCAAGTTCGAGCATTTTACTGATGGAGAGACAAAGAATGACTTGACTGGACTGGCAAGAGGTGGCCAACAGGTGCAAGCTTGTCGTGTTGCCTACGTGAGAGCCATTGAAGTTCTTGTAGAGCTAGCTTCCCTTCAAACATCATTCTTGACACTTGATGAGGCAATTAAAACCACAAATCGCAGGGTTAATGCATTGGAGAGCGTTGTGAAGCCTAGGTTAGAGAACACTATAACTTACATCAAGGGGGAGCTGGATGAGTTGGAAAGAGAGGACTTTTTTAGGCTGAAGAAAATTCAGGCTTTTAAGAAAAGGGAGATTCAAAGACAGCTTGAGGCTGCCAGAAAGTTTGCAGAAGATCAGGCTGTTGAGAAGGTTTCGTTGCAGAAAGGAATTTCAACTAATGCTGCACATAACTTGTTGGCTGCAACTATGAAAGACGATGATATAATCTTCTGA
- the LOC141721832 gene encoding uncharacterized protein LOC141721832 produces MVYSYTPAYYSSLHDSITSICKNILPFSFKKKRLPAIAAAEQKLSEHQSENLKWQQNSFHQILKLMGLCKEGIVPEEEVSAFRTHLLDTLIASPLDHEHALILKDKLVFLQELLYAQCISEEEYHSSKRPLLQRLAVQGAVIEARHVIAGKPKEISEEEWSSIDLKDENCVISKEKINLESKLKHGSAIKHIKGAASVLSFVSPQKNAKFKEDKGVRDLDKENFESIDQKFGSVKNEMRISQENPFWNCQMREKESETRSILMASESLPEEVAKSGGSKAKKKPFRTLFQRDGQGSVDNGGNVVEEKEPKSGKKQWGFDGFKKWKKSEPSEDETAPLALNERSDGEGYLGKLVESSIGEGPDTKQIKKKLHSDGSPSDFFVDKVLGDKIRKELLRIQKELGTTNPNAQLTNDQIEIISTRLPVDKADLKNFFPRSWCDRYGDVVLDVVRKEFKDHVAEMKTGAREKKQSPKRWETFDEDDDQNCHPNLFASCHVPSKQAISTPLNSNRVAYSSRPYW; encoded by the exons ATGGTGTATTCTTACACACCAGCCTACTACTCATCACTCCATGACTCGATCACATCTATTTGCAAGAACATTCTTCCGTTCTCTTTTAAGAAAAAGAGACTTCCCGCGATAGCAGCTGCTGAGCAGAAGTTATCGGAACATCAATCCGAGAATTTGAAATGGCAGCAAAACTCGTTTCACCAAATATTGAAATTGATGGGCTTGTGTAAAGAAGGTATTGTCCCTGAAGAAGAGGTTTCTGCTTTTCGGACTCATCTTCTTGATACTCTTATTGCTTCTCCTCTTGATCATGAACACGCGTTGATTTTGAAAGATAAGCTCGTCTTTTTGCAG GAGTTGCTGTATGCGCAATGTATATCTGAGGAGGAGTATCATTCGTCGAAAAGGCCTTTGTTACAGAGACTAGCTGTACAAGGAGCTGTGATTGAGGCACGACATGTGATTGCTGGAAAACCGAAAGAGATATCTGAAGAGGAATGGTCATCGATTGACTTGAAGGATGAAAATTGCGTGATTAgtaaagaaaaaataaatttggAGAGCAAATTGAAACATGGATCAGCAATTAAGCATATCAAAGGAGCTGCATCTGTGCTTAGCTTTGTGTCACCGCAGAAAAATGCGAAGTTTAAGGAAGATAAGGGAGTTCGTGATCTCGATAAAGAGAATTTCGAATCAATTGATCAGAAATTTGGTTCTGTTAAGAATGAAATGAGGATCTCACAAGAGAATCCTTTTTGGAATTGTCAAATGAGGGAGAAAGAGAGTGAAACTCGGTCTATTCTAATGGCTTCAGAGAGTTTGCCTGAAGAAGTCGCGAAAAGTGGAGGTTCTAAAGCGAAGAAGAAGCCATTTAGGACATTGTTTCAAAGAGATGGACAAGGCAGTGTTGACAATGGTGGCAATGTCGTAGAGGAGAAAGAGCCTAAATCGGGGAAGAAACAATGGGGATTTGATGGTTTCAAGAAATGGAAGAAGAGTGAGCCTTCTGAAGATGAAACAGCGCCTTTGGCACTCAATGAAAGATCTGATGGTGAAGGTTATTTAGGGAAGCTAGTCGAGAGTTCGATTGGAGAAGGACCTGATACTAAGCAAATAAAGAAGAAGCTGCATTCTGATGGTTCACCCTCTGATTTTTTTGTCGATAAG GTTCTTGGGGACAAAATCAGAAAGGAGCTATTGCGGATTCAAAAGGAACTTGGCACCACAAATCCTAATGCTCAGTTAAC GAATGACCAAATTGAGATTATTTCAACTAGGCTCCCGGTTGACAAGGCAGACTTAAAGAATTTTTTTCCCAG GTCGTGGTGTGATCGGTATGGTGATGTTGTGTTGGATGTTGTCCGAAAAGAGTTCAAGGATCATGTTGCAGAGATGAAAACCGGTGCCAGGGAGAAGAAGCAGAGTCCAAAAAGATGGGAAACAtttgatgaagatgatgatcaAAATTGTCACCCGAATCTCTTTGCTTCTTGTCATGTCCCAAGCAAGCAAGCAATTTCAACTCCCCTGAACAGCAATCGCGTTGCATATAGCAGCAGACCATACTGGTAG
- the LOC141720234 gene encoding F-box/kelch-repeat protein At3g23880-like encodes MGNKMTTTNIGVLPEELLTEVLVQLPVKTIGVCKLVCKPWLSLISNPDFINSHVHYVTDNNNNPTLLDIISPNLSNVVHNVPRVVPINGDMQALHDILHNMFALLRSIEERLYRSWMLNDRDGHDLSSCNVRFDRVVIPSVFRDSRVVGASCCNGIVCLTDDDVVYLWNPLIRRCKEVGVPELDVDSSSGVRIGFGYDSGCNDYKVFRTFWDGDLDSVTLKLQVYSVNGDSWGEFRGPVWGKGNNVGEEKLEGNDFVVVKEILYFSSWDEQHLIAFDLRKEVIGLVPFPSFVLKKCSDVLDFKDSIAVVFKSVSGIDLWKLNDNVWGQVSSWTKMFSIAPDDPHPKLKMWLSCYLGAGQFFGRKLLDGNVFMFNVLYDCEKKETKYYGVGKENILATLKYRETLVSLDGFHQVEENADQYSLTQETI; translated from the coding sequence ATGGGGAACAAGATGACAACAACAAATATAGGCGTTTTACCGGAAGAATTACTGACAGAAGTACTAGTTCAACTCCCTGTAAAAACAATAGGGGTATGTAAGTTGGTTTGTAAACCCTGGCTTTCACTTATTTCGAACCCTGATTTCATAAATTCTCACGTCCACTATGTCACTGACAATAATAATAATCCCACACTTCTTGACATTATCAGTCCTAATTTAAGTAATGTAGTACATAATGTGCCACGAGTAGTGCCGATTAACGGGGACATGCAGGCACTCCATGATATATTGCACAATATGTTTGCTCTTTTACGATCAATTGAAGAACGCTTGTATCGTTCCTGGATGCTTAATGATCGAGACGGACATGATTTGTCTAGCTGTAATGTACGCTTTGATCGTGTTGTTATTCCAAGTGTTTTTCGAGATTCTAGAGTTGTTGGTGCTAGTTGTTGTAATGGCATTGTATGTTTGACGGATGATGATGTTGTTTATTTATGGAATCCGTTGATTAGGAGGTGCAAAGAAGTTGGTGTTCCCGAATTGGATGTGGATAGTTCGAGTGGTGTGAGGATAGGGTTTGGTTATGATTCTGGCTGCAATGATTATAAGGTGTTTAGGACTTTTTGGGATGGGGATTTAGATAGTGTGACGTTAAAATTGCAGGTGTATTCGGTGAATGGTGATAGTTGGGGAGAATTTCGGGGTCCTGTTTGGGGAAAGGGAAACAATGTGGGGGAGGAGAAGCTCGAGGGAAATGATTTTGTTGTGGTGAAGGAGATACTGTATTTTAGTAGTTGGGATGAACAACATCTAATTGCATTTGATCTGCGTAAAGAGGTTATTGGACTAGTTCCATTCCCTAGCTTTGTGCTAAAGAAATGTTCGGATGTTTTGGATTTCAAGGATTCTATTGCTGTGGTTTTTAAATCGGTATCAGGAATTGATCTTTGGAAATTGAATGATAACGTTTGGGGACAGGTGTCTTCTTGGACCAAAATGTTCAGCATTGCACCCGATGATCCCCATCCCAAGTTGAAGATGTGGCTATCTTGTTATTTGGGTGCAGGGCAGTTTTTTGGAAGGAAGTTGCTTGATGGAAATGTATTCATGTTTAATGTTTTGTATGATTGTGAGAAGAAAGAGACCAAGTATTACGGAGTTGGAAAGGAAAACATTCTTGCAACTCTCAAATACAGGGAGACACTTGTTTCACTCGACGGGTTTCACCAAGTGGAGGAAAATGCCGACCAATATAGTCTCACTCAAGAAACAATCTAG